In the Ursus arctos isolate Adak ecotype North America unplaced genomic scaffold, UrsArc2.0 scaffold_5, whole genome shotgun sequence genome, one interval contains:
- the LOC125282974 gene encoding LOW QUALITY PROTEIN: protocadherin gamma-A9-like (The sequence of the model RefSeq protein was modified relative to this genomic sequence to represent the inferred CDS: deleted 1 base in 1 codon): MTPTVTRTLRCYFTLAEDTIQGLPLSSYVSISSDTGVIYMLCSFGFEQFHDLEMQVRTSDSGNQPFSSNVSLNLLVLDQDSAPEILYPTLPTDVSTGVHSAEPGDLVTKMVAVDGGSSWNAWLSYCLLKASEPGLFSGQALLDRDSLQQSLVVVVVQDHSQPPLSSTVTLTVALTDSIPDVLADLNSLEVPAYPETSDLTLYLVESVAAISCIFLTIVIVFLVLRFWRWHTSHLVQAVGIGFAGVPTSHSVGVGGVWAFLQTYSQEASLMADSWESHVIFPQPKYDNILISQERCQKNDPSCVSDDSRFPVGNTSLLQ, from the exons ATGACCCCGACAGTAACGAGAACACTCAGGTGTTATTTCACCTTGGCTGAGGACACTATCCAAGGGTTGCCTCTTTCCTCCTATGTCTCCATCAGCTCCGACACTGGCGTGATATACATGCTGTGTTCCTTTGGCTTTGAGCAGTTTCATGATCTTGAAATGCAGGTGAGGACAAGTGACAGTGGGAACCAACCATTCAGCAGCAATGTGTCACTGAACTTGCTTGTGCTGGACCAGGACAGTGCACCAGAAATCCTGTACCCCACTCTC CCAACTGATGTTTCCACTGGTGTGCACTCTGCAGAACCTGGTGACCTGGTAACCAAGATGGTGGCTGTAGATGGAGGCTCAAGTTGGAATGCCTGGCTGTCCTACTGCCTGCTCAAGGCCAGTGAGCCTGGGCTCTTCTCGGGGCAGGCCCTACTGGACAGAGACTCACTCCAGCAgagcctggtggtggtggtggtccaGGACCACAGCCAGCCCCCTCTCTCATCCACTGTCACACTCACCGTGGCCTTGACTGATAGCATTCCAGATGTGCTGGCTGACCTCAACAGTCTGGAGGTCCCCGCATACCCAGAGACCTCAGACCTCACCCTATACTTAGTGGAGTCAGTGGCTGCCATCTCCTGCATCTTCCTTACCATTGTCATTGTGTTTCTGGTGCTCAGGTTTTGGCGTTGGCACACCTCACATCTAGTCCAGGCTGTGGGGATTGGATTTGCTGGTGTGCCTACTTCTCACTCTGTGGGTGTTGGCGGGGTGTGGGCTTTTCTGCAGACTTACTCCCAGGAAGCTTCACTCATGGCGGACTCCTGGGAGAGTCATGTGATCTTTCCCCAGCCCAAGTATGACAATATCCTGATTAGCCAGGAGCGCTGTCAGAAAAATGACCCTTCCTGTGTTTCAGATGATTCTAGGTTTCCTGTAGGAAACACGTCTTTGCTTCAGTGA
- the LOC113255376 gene encoding protocadherin gamma-B5 isoform X20: MGSGAAERGWAERRPVLFPLLLSLFCPALSEQIRYRIPEEMPEGSVVGNLAKDLGLSAHELPTRQLRISSEKAYFTVSAKSGELLVGSRLDREQICGKKAACTLEFEAVAENPLNFYHVSVDIEDINDHTPKFTQTSFDLQISESTVPGTRFILETAEDADIGLNALQIYKLSLSPIFSLINKEKQDGSKYPELALEKRLDREQQSYHHLILTALDGGDPPLSGTTELRIQVTDANDNAPVFSQDVYRVSLRENVPPGTAVVQVSATDQDEGINSEITYSFYRTGRVFSLNSKSGEITTLKTLDFEEIKEYSIVVEGRDGGGLAAQCTVEINIQDENDNSPEITFHSLAEMVLENALPGTPIALIKTYDRDSGENGEVNCRLEGEVPFQIISSSKNSYKLIIDGTLDREHTPEYNVTITATDRGKPPLSSSTTITLHITDVNDNAPVFHQASYVVHVAENNPPGASIAQVSASDPDLGHNGRVSYSIVASDLEPRALASYVSVSAQSGVVFAQRAFDHEQLRAFELTLQARDQGSPALSANVSLRVLVDDRNDNAPRVLYPALGPDGSALFDTVPRAAQPGYLVTKVVAVDADSGHNAWLSYHVLQASEPGLFSLGLRTGEVRTARALGDRDAARQRLLVAVRDGGQPPLSATATLLLVFADSLQEVLPDVSDRPAPSDPQAELQFYLVVALALISVLFLLAVILAVALRLRSSSSATTWGCFQPGLCVKSGPVVPPNYSEGTLPYSYNLCVAHTGKTEFNFLKCNEPLSSGQGMLLCGDSSGALFPLCNTSESTSHPETLTAALGDRDQPDTLLVA, encoded by the exons ATGGGGAGCGGCGCTGCGGAGAGGGGCTGGGCTGAGAGGCGGCCAGTGCTCTTTCCCTTGCTGCTGTCTTTGTTCTGCCCGGCGCTCTCTGAGCAGATCCGCTACAGGATTCCCGAGGAAATGCCCGAGGGCTCGGTGGTGGGGAACCTCGCCAAGGATTTGGGACTGAGCGCGCATGAGTTACCGACTCGACAACTGCGCATCAGTTCGGAGAAGGCTTACTTCACTGTGAGCGCCAAGAGCGGGGAGTTACTTGTGGGCAGCAGGCTAGACCGGGAGCAGATCTGTGGGAAGAAGGCAGCCTGTACTCTGGAATTTGAGGCTGTTGCTGAAAATCCGTTGAACTTTTATCACGTGAGTGTGGACATCGAAGATATTAATGACCATACCCCAAAATTCACGCAAACTTCTTTTGACCTGCAAATAAGTGAGTCGACTGTGCCAGGCACTCGGTTTATATTAGAAACAGCGGAAGATGCAGATATTGGCTTAAATGCTCTGCAGATTTATAAACTCTCTCTTAGTCCTATTTTCTCATtgataaataaagagaaacaagatGGTAGTAAATACCCAGAACTGGCATTGGAGAAACGTTTAGACCGGGAACAACAGAGTTACCATCATTTAATTCTGACTGCCTTGGATGGTGGGGATCCGCCACTCAGCGGCACCACTGAGCTCCGGATCCAGGTTACTGACGCCAATGATAACGCCCCTGTATTCAGCCAGGACGTATACAGAGTAAGCCTTCGTGAAAATGTGCCCCCAGGCACCGCAGTGGTGCAGGTGTCAGCCACTGACCAAGATGAGGGCATCAACTCTGAAATCACTTACTCCTTCTACAGGACCGGGCGAGTCTTCAGTCTGAATTCAAAGAGCGGGGAAATTACAACTCTTAAGACTCTGGATTTCGAAGAAATCAAGGAATATTCTATAGTGGTGGAAGGGAGAGATGGTGGAGGACTGGCTGCACAATGTACAGTTGAAATTAACATTCAAGATGAAAATGACAACAGTCCAGAAATTACATTCCATTCTCTAGCCGAAATGGTTCTGGAAAACGCACTGCCAGGAACGCCAATTGCTTTAATCAAAACATATGATCGAGATTCTGGGGAGAATGGGGAGGTTAATTGTCGATTAGAGGGTGAAGTTCCTTTTCAGATAATCTCTTCATCCAAAAATTCATATAAGTTAATAATAGACGGGACTCTTGACCGAGAACACACCCCGGAATACAATGTCACCATAACAGCCACTGACAGAGGCAAGCCTCCCCTTTCTTCCAGCACTACCATCACCCTGCACATCACCGATGTCAACGACAACGCGCCTGTTTTCCACCAGGCCTCCTACGTGGTTCACGTGGCCGAGAACAATCCTCCAGGCGCCTCTATTGCGCAAGTCAGCGCCTCCGACCCCGACCTGGGACACAACGGCCGCGTCTCCTACTCCATCGTGGCCAGCGACCTGGAGCCACGGGCGCTGGCGTCCTACGTGTCCGTGAGCGCGCAGAGCGGCGTGGTGTTCGCGCAGCGCGCCTTCGACCACGAGCAGCTGCGCGCCTTCGAGCTGACCCTGCAGGCCCGCGACCAGGGCTCGCCCGCGCTCAGCGCCAACGTGAGCCTGCGCGTGTTGGTGGACGACCGCAACGACAACGCGCCGCGGGTGCTGTACCCGGCGCTGGGGCCCGACGGCTCGGCGCTCTTCGACACGGTGCCGCGCGCCGCGCAGCCCGGCTACCTGGTCACCAAGGTGGTGGCGGTGGACGCCGACTCGGGACACAATGCCTGGCTGTCGTACCACGTGCTGCAGGCCAGCGAGCCGGGACTCTTCAGCCTGGGGCTGCGCACGGGCGAGGTGCGCACGGCGCGTGCTTTGGGCGACAGGGACGCGGCCCGCCAGCGCCTGCTGGTCGCTGTGCGGGATGGGGGACAGCCGCCCCTCTCAGCCACAGCCACACTGCTCCTGGTTTTCGCTGACAGCTTACAGGAGGTGCTTCCGGATGTCAGCGACCGGCCGGCACCCTCTGACCCCCAGGCAGAGCTGCAGTTTTACCTGGTGGTGGCTTTGGCCTTGATTTCCGTGCTCTTCCTCCTCGCGGTGATTCTGGCGGTTGCCCTGCGCCTGCGAAGCTCCTCCAGCGCCACCACCTGGGGCTGCTTTCAGCCTGGTCTGTGTGTCAAGTCAGGACCTGTGGTTCCTCCCAACTACAGTGAAGGGACTTTGCCTTATTCCTACAATCTGTGCGTTGCCCATACTGGAAAGACAgagtttaattttctaaaatgtaatgaGCCATTGAGTTCAGGACAAGGTATGCTACTTTGCGGTGATTCATCTGGGGCCTTATTTCCACTGTGTAATACCAGTGAGTCGACTTCCCATCCTGAAACTCTAACTGCG GCTTTGGGAGACCGGGACCAGCCAGATACGCTACTCGTTGcctga